A window of Paenibacillus antri genomic DNA:
TCTCGATTGCGGCGGGGCTGCTGCTCCTGTCGATCGTCGTTTCCTTCGTCGTCTCCCAACGCCTGTATCGGCCGATCCAGCAGATGGTGACTAAGATCGTGGACGCCGAGCCGGGAACGATGAAAGGGAAGGACGAAATCAATTCGATTCTAAGCGTATACAATCGCGTTACGGACGAGATGCGCTTCATCCGCAAGCACTACGACGCCGCGAAGGATATCGCGAAAAATTACTACCTGCGGACGATCGTCACGAACAGTCCGTCGTTCACGGAGGAGCAATTCCGCGCCACCGTGGAGCAAAACGCTTTGAACGTCCGGCCGGACGGCGCGAAGGCGGTCGCCTTGCTTGCGATCGATCGCTACAAGGCGTTCGACGAACGGACGGCGTACGCGGACCGGAAGCTGTTGTCGTTCGCGATTTCCAACATCTCGGAGGAGATCGTGTCCAAGCGGTTTCCGAACGAGGCGATCGACGTCGGCGAGGGCCGGTTGGCCATCTTGATCAGCGCGGACGCCGGCGACCCGGGGCTGGCGGAAGACGCGGCGGCGCTCCTGAACGAAACCCTGGAGGTCATCGGACGGTTCTACGGATTGTCGCTGACGGCCGCGATCAGCCCGTTCCGGGAAGGGCACGCCGAAATTACCGAGCTGTATCAGCAGGTGCAGGAGCTGATGCTGTATCGGCTCGTGTTCGGCCAGGGCTCGGTCATTACGCCGGAGCGGGTCGCGGCCCGCGAAGAGACGGCGCCGGCCCCCGAGCTCGAACGCCGATGGGTCGAGGCGATCCATCTGAGCAACGTGGAACAGTTCCAAGAGTATACGAGGAAGTCGTTCGAAGCGTTCAAGGGGCTGCCGTACGAACAAATCATTCACTCCGTGCTGCACTTGGTGTTCCTGCTGCAGCAGGCGGCGAAGTCGTCCGACAAGCGGAAGGCGGGCGTCTCGTTGACGTTCTCCGCGCTGAACCAGAAGGTGTTGGAGTTGGAGACGTTAGACGAGATGTCGGCGTACGTGCAGTCGACGTTCGCCCGCTTCGTCGAGCAGCAGCAGCGCGTCGAAACCGAGGAAGACAAGAGCGCGATGCTGGTCGACACGATCAAGGAGATGATCGAGTCCGACTACAAGAACCTGAACCTGAGCCTGCAGTCCGTGGCGGATACGCTCGGGATGTCGGATAAATACGTCGGCCGCTTGTTCAAGAAATACGAGACGGTCGGCGTCGCCGAATATATCAACGACGTTCGGCTGCGGCACGCGGTAAAGCTGCTCGAGGATGAACGGTATACGGTGAAGGAGATCATGGAGGCTGTCGGCTTCGGCAACGAAAGCCAATTCTTCCGGGTGTTCAAGAAGAAGTACGGCGTCACGCCGGGGGAATATCGAATGCGCCGGACTTCGGCGCGATAATGGGAGCGGGGGGAAACCCCGCTTCTTTTTGTTGTTCGCCTTGCGTCGCCGACACCCTCCCGCCGCCGAACTGCGTATGATGCGCGCGCTTTCTGCGTACAGAGTACCGCTTTCTGCGAACTTCCTCCAGACTTGCCGACAGACAGCACCCGTTCATTATTATCGCATCGCAGATATTTTTCTAAATTAGAAAAAAATCGATGATAAGAAAAAAATAGACCCTCCCCTCGTACCACCGTCCGCCGACACACTTTCGCAGGAATAGTCGGAGAAATTCCGACTGCAGCGGCCGAGAGGATCTCGGGAGGCGGAAATAGTCGGAGAAACTCCGACTGCAGCGGCCGAGAGGATCTCGGGAGGCGGAATAGTCGGAGAAACTCCGACTGCAGCGGCCGAGAGGATCTCGGGAGGCGGAATAGTCGGAGAAACTCCGACTGTAAGCACCCCATGAGAACGCAGCCGGTCTCCATAGCATTCGTAAGAAGGGCCCATTCTATCCTGTTAGGCTCGGAATCACGACTGCGGCCGGCGCGGCGGGGCGGTCGGCGATTTCCATTTTCCAGGGCGTAAAGGAGCGGGGTTCCCATTGTACAGTGGGGTTCCGATCCTACAGTCGGAGACGGAAAACCCGCGCGGCGCAAGGACTTCGGCAGCTTTGCAAGCGCGGAACGGCCCGCTTCCGTCGCAGTGTCGGATTTACAGTTTTCACGACGGCCGACATGCCGCATAGTGAGGGTACCAACGACGACGCGAACCACACAAACGAGAGAGGTGATCCGCTTGAGAGGCCTGATGAAGGAATTGCGTCTCTTCCAAAAAAATATCGAGTTGTTCCTCTTAAGCTTTCCCGCAGTCGTATACATCTTGATTTTCGCTTACCTTCCCCTCGTCGGGTTGGTGCTCGCATTCAAGGATTACCGGTACGACAAGGGAATTCTGGGAAGCGATTGGGTAGGTTTCAAAAACTTCGAGTTTTTCTTTACGTCGCAGACGGCGTACATCGTCACCCGAAATACGATCCTGTATAATGTCGCTTTCATTTTGGTCGGCCTCGTCTTCGCTCTCCTGTTCGCGGTGCTGCTGAACGAGATCGCGAGGCGATGGATTAAAGTCCACCAGACGGCCATGTTCCTGCCTTACTTCTTGTCCTGGGTCGTCATCAGCTACATTATCACGGGTTTCCTGGATCACGAGCACGGATATTTCAATCAGCTGCTGATGCAATTCGGCGCGGATCCGGTGTATTGGTACAACGAATCGCGGTACTGGCCTTGGATTCTAGTGGCGGTCAGCCTTTGGAAAGGCGTCGGCTTTTCGACGCTCGTCTATTACGCCGGCATCCTCGGCATCGATTCCTCCTATTACGAGGCGGCTCGAATCGATGGGGCCACGAAGACGCAGATGGCGATGAAAATTACGCTACCGCTGCTCGCGCCGCTCATTTCGATCTTGATGATCATGAGCATCGGCGGCATCTTCCGAGCGGATTTCGGTCTGTTCTACTTCATCCCGAACGATTCGAGCTTCCTGTACTCGGTGACGGACGTCGTAGACACGTATGTATTCCGCGCGCTGAAGAACGTAGGCGATATCGGTATGTCGACAGCCGTAGGGTTTTACCAGTCGGTCGTAGGCCTCGTGTTGGTCGTCCTGGCGAACTATATCATTAAGAAAATCAACGACGAAAACTCGTTGTGGTAAGGAGGAGACGAGGATGCAACAAACCAAGACCAATCCCGGACAAGTCGCGATCAATCTCATGTTCGCCGTCGTCTCGCTGCTGATGATTTTGCCGCTCGTGCTCGTCGTCTCCATCTCCGTCAGCGAAGAGAAGTCGCTTCTTACGAACGGATATCGGTTCATTCCCGAAAGCTTGGATTTCACCGCTTACAAGCTCATTCTGCAGACGCCCGGCGTCTTGCTTAACGCTTACGGGGTCACGATTCTGGTGACGATCGCAGGCACGATCCTTAGCTTGCTGATGACGGCGATGATCGGGTACGCGATTTCCCGACGGGACTATCGGTACGGGCGCATAACGACCTTCTACATTTTCTTCACGATGCTGTTCAGCGGCGGGCTCGTTCCTTCGTACATCTTGATCACGCAGTATTTGCACCTGAAGGACACGATCTGGGCGCTCATTATTCCTTATTTGTTAAGCCCGTTCAACATTATGCTGATGAAAGGGTTCCTACAGAAAATTCCGGGCGAAATTATCGAGTCGTGCAAGATGGACGGCGCGGGCGAGCTTCGCATCTTCTTCCGCATCATCCTGCCGCTGTCGACGCCGGCGCTGGCGACGTTGGGCTTGTTCATCTCCTTCATGTATTGGAACGATTGGTGGCTCGGCCTGCTCTATATCGACAACCAGAACTTGGTTCCGCTGCAGCTGATGCTGTACCGCATGATGAACACGATCGACTTCTTGTCGAGCAACCTTCGCCGATTGAACGTCATGATCGATCTGGCGAGCTTCCCGAGCTTATCCTCGCGCATGGCGATGGCGGTGCTCGCGGCGGGGCCGATGATGTTCGTCTTCCCGTTCTTCCAACGCTATTTCGTCAGCGGATTGACCGTCGGCTCCCTGAAGGGCTAGTCGCGGCGTCGCGTCAGGCAATGTTTGGTTTTAGGTCATTGGGATGGCAATCATTCCGGTGGTTTAAGATAAAAAACGAAATTTTACAGGAGGTCAGTAAATATGAAGGGGATCACGAACAACGCGCTTCGTCTGTCGGCAATGGCATTATCCGTAGCTCTCGTCCTGGGCGCTTGCTCGAGCAACAACGGCAACGGCGCGACTCCGGCTCCGGCCGACAATGGAAGCGGTTCGAAAGCGGAAACGCCGCCTGCAGGCACGGGCGAAGGCGCCGAGCTGGAGCAGGTGGAGCTCGTATGGTACTACCCGCAGCCGAGCAATCAGCCGGATCTGCAGAAGGTCCAAGACGCAGTCAATAAAATTACGCTCGAGAAAATCAACGCGAAAGTAACGCTCAAGCCGATCGATTTCGGCGATTACACGCAGAAGATGAACACGGTCGTCGCCTCCGGCGAGAAGTTCGATATCGCGTGGACGTCCAACTGGTCGTTCTTCTACGGCCCGAACGTCACGAAGGGCGCGTTCCAGCCGCTCGACGAGCTGCTCGACGAATACGGCGCGGACATCAAGTCGGAGATTCCTTCCTTCGTATGGGACGCGACGCGCGTCAACGGTCAAATTTACGCCGTGCCGAACTATCAGACGGTGACGAACCGCGAAGGGTTCGTCGTGCAGAAGCGTTTCGCCGACAAGTACGGTCTCGACCCGAGTACGATCAAGACGGAAAAGGACATCCAGCCGTTCCTCGAGAAAATCGCGGCCGGCGAGCCGGACATCGTTCCGTTCGGCATGGATCGCAACGGCGGCTTCTCGGCGATGGCGAACGGCATCGAATATGTCGGCGGCCATGTCATCGGCATTCATAAGGACGATCCGTACACGGCGATCGTGACGCCGAAGACGGAAGCGTACAAGAACAACGTAACGATGATCCGCGAATGGTACGAGAAGGGCCTCGTCAACCGCGACGCGGCGACCGTGAAGGCGTTCGACGATATCGTGAAAACCGGCAAGCTCGCAGTCGTGAAAGACAACGTCATGCCTCCGGGCGGCGAAGTGGGCGAGAAATTGTCCAACGGCGGTCATGACGTCGTATACGTCTACCTGACGGAACCGTACACGGGCACGAACACGATCATTACGACGATGCAAGCGATCAGCCGCACGTCCGCGAATCCGGAACGCGCGATGATGTTCATCAACCTGCTCAATACGGATAAGGAGCTGTACAACACGATCGCGTACGGCATCGAAGGCACGCACTATACGAAGCTGTCCGACGAGATGGTGCAGATTAATCCGGACGCGGGCTACAACCCGAACTCCAACTGGGTGTTCGGCAATACGTTCAACGGCTACCTGGTCGAAGGCCAATCGCAAGAAATCATGGACGCCGTGAAGCACGAGAACGAAACGGCGGAGCCGTCCCCGCTTATGGGCTTCTCGTTCAACGACGAGAACGTGAAGGCGGAAATCGCGAACATCTCCGCGCTGGGCGACCAGTATTCGCCGGGTCTCGGAACGGGCGCGGTCGATCCGGCGAAGGTGCTGCCGGAGTACCTTGATAAGTTGGAAAAGGCGGGCGTCGAGAAGGTGCGCGAAGAAGTGCAGCGCCAGATCGACGAATGGAGAAAAGCGAACGGCAAATAAATAAGGGCCCGTAATTCGTTACGGTCGAGAGCTCCCTGCGCGGCCATGCCGCGCAGGGATTGTTTTTAACGACGGGCAACGACGGATCGAAAGGATGAGACCATGATGTCGACATCGGGCAACGGCGCAGCGAGAGAGACGCTGCTATTCGATGAGCAGTGGCATTTTCATAGAGGGGATATTCATATTCCGTATGCGGTGAAGGCGGGCCGCACGGGCGGATTTACCGATTGCGAGAAGCCGGAGCGCGGAGATTGGCTGGAGATCGCTTACTCCGACGAGTTTTCCGAAGAAGAGATGGATCCGAAGCGTTGGACGCTCGTCGATCTGCCCCACGATTGGGCGATCGAGCAGAGCTACGTAAAGCATTACCCGAAGGGACGGGCGCATCTGCCGATCGGCGTCGGCTGCTACCGGAAGCTGTTCGCGATGCCGGCCGAGGACGAGGGCAAGCGGATCACGCTGCGATTCGACGGGGTCATGCGGAACAGTACCGTCTGGGTGAACGGGCATTTGATCGGCACGCACGCGGCCGGACATACCGGCTTCATGTACGACATTACGGACGTGCTTCGATACGGGGACGAGGGACGGAACGTGGTGTTCGTTCGAGTCGACGCCTCCGAATACGAGGGATGGTGGTACGACGGCTGCGGCATCTACCGGCACGTCTGGCTGACGAAGACCGATCCGCTCCGCGTGAAGGAATGGGGCACGTACGTGACGACGCCGGTCGTGTCGTCCGATCGGGCCGAGGTGCGTATCGAAACGGAGGTAGCGAACGGGTATCGCGAAGCGGCCGAGGTGCGCCTTAAGACGGCGATTCTCGACCCCGAAGGCATCGAAGCGGCGCAAGTCGAGAGCGCGGAGACGATCGACGGGGACGGCGAGCGGACCTTCGCGCAGCGCGTCGTCGTCGAATCGCCGCGGCTGTGGCATCCGGATCGTCCGCACTTGTACCGGGCGGTCACGACCGTCGAGCGGGACGGCGCCGCCGTCGATACGTACGAAACGACCTTCGGCATTCGTTCGATCGAGTTTACGAAGAACGACGGCTTCTTCATCAACGGCGAGCCGCTCGTCATTCAAGGCGTCTGCGTGCATCAAGACTTCGCGGGCGTCGGCGCGGCGTTGCCGGACCGCATCCAGGCGTACAAGATCGAGCTGCTGAAGGAGATGGGCGTCAACGCGTACCGCTGCGCGCATCATCCGCCGACGCCGGAGCTGCTGGACGCGTGCGACCGGCTCGGCATGCTCGTCATGGACGAGAACCGCAAGCTGGACAGTTCGCCTGCCGGGCTCGCCAACCTGGAGAGCATGATCCGGCGGGACCGCAATCATCCGAGCGTCATCCTGTGGAGCATGGAAAACGAAGAAGTGCTGGAAGGCACGAAAACCGGCGCCCGCATCTTGGATACGCTCGCGCGGCGGACGCGCAAGCTCGACCCGACGCGGCCGGTCGTCGCGTCGATGAACCACGGCTATCATACCGGCGGCTACGCCGACGCGGTCGACATCGTCGGATACAACTACGGCACGTACGACAACGATCGGGATATCCGCGACAAGAGGGCGTATCCGGACCGGATCGTCATCGGCAGCGAGAGCGCTTCGTATACGGTGACGCGCGGCATCTACGCGGACGACGAGGCGAAGGCGTACTGCTCGGAGTACGGCACGAAGCTGGCGCCGTGGTGCGTCAGTCCGGAGCATGTGCTTCGCAGCCTGGCGGAGCATCGCTTCCTGACCGGCACGTTCATCTGGACCGGCTTCGATTACAAGGGGGAGCCGACGCCGTACAATTGGCCGGCGATCGGATCGCACTTCGGCATCATGGACAGCTGCGGCTTCCCGAAGCATAACTATTATTACTTCAAGGCGAACTGGACGAACGAGCCGGTCGTTCACTTGTTCCCGCATTGGAGCTGGCACGGGAAGGCCGGGGAGCCGATCGACGTCTGGGCGTACAGCAATTGCGAGACGGTCGAACTGTTTTTGAACGGCCGATCGCTAGGGACGCAGCAGGTCGATAAGCTTGGCCATCTGGAGTGGAAGGTGCCGTACGAGCCGGGAACGATCGAAGCGCGCGGCGCGAACGGGGACGTCCAGGCGGCGGTTCATACGGTACGGACGACGGGCGCACCGGCGCGCATCGTCCTCGACGCGGATCGGACGACGATCGACGCGGACGGCCGGGACGTCTCCATGATTCGCGCGTCGATCGTCGACGAGCGGGGCGACGTCGTGCCGACCGCCGACAACGAAATTCATTTCGCGGTCGAAGGCGCGGGCAAGCTGATCGGCGTCGGCAACGGCGACCCGTCGAGCCACGAGTCCGATAAGGCGCCGTACCGCCGCGCGTTCAACGGCCATGCGCTCGCCATCGCGCAGTCCGCCAAGGCGCCGGGCGAGTTCGTCTTGAAGGCGACGGGAATCGGTCTCGCGTCCGCCGAGGTGCGGGTGAACGTCCGATGACGAACGGCGGCGCGTTCGAGAACGGGAGCCGCGAGTCGGCTTGGGTGAGGCGGTACAACGTAAGCTGGGACTCGCCCAGCGCCGGGGCCGTCGGCTCGATGCCGATCGGCAACGGGGATATCGGCCTGAACGTATGGGCTGAGGAAGACGGCGATCTCTTGTTTTATATCGGGAAGACGGACGCCTGGAGCGAGACGGGAAGGCTGCTTAAGCTGGGGAAGATTCGCTTGTCGCTGACGCCGAATCCGTTCCTCGCCGGACGTCCGTTCCTGCAGGAGCTCGACCTCGAGGACGGCGCGATCCGCATCGAAGCGGGCGAGGCGGGCTCGCGCGTCCGCATCCGGCTATGGGTCGACGCGAACGCGCCGGTCGTCTACGCGGAGATGGACGGCGATCGGGAATTCGAAGCGTCGGCGGCGCTGGAAGTGTGGCGGACCGAGACGGTAGAACTGACGGGCCATGCGCTCGGCGCGGCGAACTTGTCGCGATCGCCCGTTCCGGTGTTCGAGGACGGCGATACGGTCGTCGAAGGCGAGGGACCGATCCTCGCGTGGTACCATCGCAACGAGCGGTCCGTCTGGCCGGACAGCCTGCGTCTCCAGAGCCTTGAGGGCCTGCTGGCGAAGGGAGCGCAAGATCCGCTGCTGCATCGGACGTTCGGCGGCGTGCTTCGGGGCGGCGGCGTCGACGGCGCGATCGAGGGCACGGCCGAAGGCGCGTCCGAAGGCGGCTGGGCGAAGGCGGGCGACCGCATGCTGACGACGTCGCGGCCATCGCGCTCCGCCGCCTTCTCCGTGCGCGTCCTGACGGCGCAGACGGCATCGGCCGCGGCGTGGCTCGAGGCGGCCGAGGCGATTCCGGCCGCGGATCGCGCGCCGGAGCGCCGAGCGGCGTTCGAAGCGCATCGGGCATGGTGGCGCGCGTTCTGGGCGGGGAGCCGCATCGATCTTCGCGGCGCCGCGCCGGCGCACGACGACGAGGCGTTCGCGGTCGCAAGGGGCTACACGCTCCAGCGGTTCATGAACGCGTGCGGCGGCCGCGGCGCGTACCCGATCAAGTTCAACGGGTCGATCTTCACGTTCGACGTAACGTACGACGACGGGTTCGACTTCTCGGGCGAGTTCGACGCCGATTACCGGCGCTGGGGCGGAGGCTACTGGTTCCAAAATACGAGGCTGCCGTACTGGTCGATGCTCGCATCGGGCGATTTCGAGCTCATGACATCGTTATTTTACATGTTTTGCAACAATCTGCAGTTGGCGGAGGAGCGGACCCGTCGGTATTATGGGCATGAAGGCGCGTACTTCCCGGAGACGATGACGTTCTGGGGCGCGTATCTGAACCCGGATTACGGGTGGGACCGCGAGGGCAAGCCCGCGGGCCAAGCGGACAATTCGTACATTCGCCACTACATGCAGAACAATCTGGAGCTGCTCCTGCTCATGCTGTCCCACTATGAATACACGGGGGACCGGGAGACGTTCGAGGCGGCGTCGCTGCCGGTCATCGAGTCCTGCCTCCGGTTCTTCGATCGGCACAATCCGGTCGACGAACGCGGGAGGCTGCGGCTCGAGCCGGCCCAAGCGCTCGAGAATTGGCACGAGGCGGTCAATCCGCTGCCCGAGATCGCCGGGCTTCGCGTCGTGCTGAGCCGGCTGCTGCGGCTGCCCGAGCTGCCGGCCGAGAGCCGCGAGGCGTGGGAGTCGCTGCGGCGACGGCTGCCGGACGTGCCGGAAGCGACGGACGAAGACGGCGAAGCCGTATTCGCACCGGCGGAGGCGTACTTCGGAGACATCATGAATTCGGAAAATGTAGAGCTGTACGCGGTGTTCCCGTACCGGATCGCCGCCGTCGGCACGCCCGAGCTCGAGAAGGGACGGCGCACGTTCGATCGGCGCCGGGTGAAGGGAACCGGCGGCTGGCGGCAGGACGCCATTCAAGCCGCATATCTCGGACTCGCCGAGCAGGCTCGCGAATTCGCGGCGTTCAACTATACGACGCCGTACGAGGCGGCGCGGTTCCCGGCGTTCTGGGGACCGAACTTCGACTGGATGCCGGATCAGGATCACGGCTCCGTCGCCAATATCGCGCTGCAGACGATGCTGCTGCAGTGCGACGGGGACCGCATCTTACTCTGCCCGGCATGGCCGAAGGCATGGAACGCGGAGTTTCGTCTGCGCGCGCCGTACGGCACGATCGTCGAAGGCGCGGTGCGGGACGGGAAGCTGGAGCGGCTGAAGGTGACGCCGGAGGAACGCGCGAAGGACGTCGAGGCGAGATTCGGAACGGACCAATAAGGAGGACTCGGACATGTATGAAACGCTGCATCTCGCCCCCGGCGGGAGAGACGATGCGGACGGCTCGGCCGCCGCGCCGCTGCGAACGCTGCAAGGGGCGGTCGCCCGTATCCGCGAGCTGCGACGCGCCGAACGGGAGACGGGGGCGATCGAGGTACTCCTGCACGGAGGCGAATACCCGACGCCGGAAGGGCTGCTGTTGACGGGAGACGACCTAGGCGACGAAGGCCGGCCGCTCGTCTTCCGCGCCGCCGGCGACGGCGAGGCGGTCGTGACCGGCGGCATTCGACTGAAGGGCTTCGAGCCGCTGGAAGGCGGGATCGTCAGGCTCGATCTGGCGGCGGCCGGCCATGCGGGACTCCGATTTTCGCAGCTCCTGTATCGGGGGGAGAAGCAGCGGATCGCCCGGTACCCTAGCTATCAGGCGGACAATCCGTACGGCGGCGGATGGCTGTACGTCGAAGGCGATCCGGTGGACATGTACGAAGGCGGGCACGGACGGAAGGACCGGTTCGTCTGCCGCGACCCGAGACTGCAATCGTGGTCCGCCTTGGATCGGGTCGAATTGTTCATTTTCCCGAGATTCAACTGGAATAACGACGTTATCCCGCTGAGCGGGTACGACCCCGCCACGGGCGAAGTCGTATTGTCTCGGCCGGCGACGTACGAGATTTATCCGGGCGACCGGTTTTACTTCCGCAACGTGCGGGAGGAGCTGACCGAGCCCGGGGAATGGTTTTTGGATCAGGACGAGGACATGTTGTACTTTTATCCGCCCGCGCCGGCCGCCTGCGAAGACGTTGAAGCGTACGTGCCGACGGCGGCGCATTTGATCGAGCTGCGCGGGGCGCCGGAGCAAGCGGAAGATTTATATACGGAGAAGATCGATTGGCGGGAGTCGGGCACGTACATCCACCACGCCGAACGGATGCCGCGGCGGGCCGAACGCGGATTCGTGTCGTTCGAGGGCTTGACCCTCGAGGGCTGCGACGGGACGGCCGTGCTGCTTCGCGACGTGACGGCGTGCCGCCTAGAGCGGTGCACCGTTCGAAATACAGGCGCGGCCGGCGTCACTGTCCTCGGCGGGAGGCGCAACGTCGTCGCGGATTGCGATATTTACGAGACCGGAAGCCACGGCATGTACGTCTCCGGCGGCGTGCGCAGCCCGTTCGCCGGCCGGTACGATCCGTGCGGGCACGAAGCGACGAACAACTACGTGCACCATGTCGGGACGGAAACGAAGAGCGTCGCCGGCATCTCGATCAACGGGGTCGGCATCCGCGTCGCCAACAACCTGATCCATGACGGTCCGCGCTGGGGCATCCAGTCGCGCGGCAACCATAATGTCATCGAATACAATCACATCCGGCACGTCAACGTCGAGACGAGCGATACCGCCGCGATTTACTTGGTGGACCGGGATTGGACGATGTTCGGCACGAAAATCCGCTACAACCGCATTCACGACATTTTGGGCTATCACGCGGAGAACGGCGTCTGGATGTCGCCCTC
This region includes:
- a CDS encoding helix-turn-helix domain-containing protein, translating into MKRFRSRKYLQRLLLSIVLLVVLTSMISSAILFYYSEQTGLDIQYEANRKVLAQTKYNIDYMSEIVHNLGWSVYNDYELANLFYSDDIAIEDVYQPLRKLQNVVSSTDFLNSIMIYNSYNDSFYSTEYYPMDARIKPLEAKIYSVVSDYFKESAVQPNTEWIPFRSSEDGEIEFFAFFLFEALSGNPTARNKSTLMMNVRTDWFFENLQVINDLAAEESETFVMDENGLILNPPRTDGPDPAEVSATLLEHVAATGNEMDFLTAKVGADEMIFTYLTLDNGWRIVSVQPYDVVFASIRQLRLTYFSIAAGLLLLSIVVSFVVSQRLYRPIQQMVTKIVDAEPGTMKGKDEINSILSVYNRVTDEMRFIRKHYDAAKDIAKNYYLRTIVTNSPSFTEEQFRATVEQNALNVRPDGAKAVALLAIDRYKAFDERTAYADRKLLSFAISNISEEIVSKRFPNEAIDVGEGRLAILISADAGDPGLAEDAAALLNETLEVIGRFYGLSLTAAISPFREGHAEITELYQQVQELMLYRLVFGQGSVITPERVAAREETAPAPELERRWVEAIHLSNVEQFQEYTRKSFEAFKGLPYEQIIHSVLHLVFLLQQAAKSSDKRKAGVSLTFSALNQKVLELETLDEMSAYVQSTFARFVEQQQRVETEEDKSAMLVDTIKEMIESDYKNLNLSLQSVADTLGMSDKYVGRLFKKYETVGVAEYINDVRLRHAVKLLEDERYTVKEIMEAVGFGNESQFFRVFKKKYGVTPGEYRMRRTSAR
- a CDS encoding ABC transporter permease; protein product: MRGLMKELRLFQKNIELFLLSFPAVVYILIFAYLPLVGLVLAFKDYRYDKGILGSDWVGFKNFEFFFTSQTAYIVTRNTILYNVAFILVGLVFALLFAVLLNEIARRWIKVHQTAMFLPYFLSWVVISYIITGFLDHEHGYFNQLLMQFGADPVYWYNESRYWPWILVAVSLWKGVGFSTLVYYAGILGIDSSYYEAARIDGATKTQMAMKITLPLLAPLISILMIMSIGGIFRADFGLFYFIPNDSSFLYSVTDVVDTYVFRALKNVGDIGMSTAVGFYQSVVGLVLVVLANYIIKKINDENSLW
- a CDS encoding carbohydrate ABC transporter permease, which translates into the protein MQQTKTNPGQVAINLMFAVVSLLMILPLVLVVSISVSEEKSLLTNGYRFIPESLDFTAYKLILQTPGVLLNAYGVTILVTIAGTILSLLMTAMIGYAISRRDYRYGRITTFYIFFTMLFSGGLVPSYILITQYLHLKDTIWALIIPYLLSPFNIMLMKGFLQKIPGEIIESCKMDGAGELRIFFRIILPLSTPALATLGLFISFMYWNDWWLGLLYIDNQNLVPLQLMLYRMMNTIDFLSSNLRRLNVMIDLASFPSLSSRMAMAVLAAGPMMFVFPFFQRYFVSGLTVGSLKG
- a CDS encoding ABC transporter substrate-binding protein; its protein translation is MKGITNNALRLSAMALSVALVLGACSSNNGNGATPAPADNGSGSKAETPPAGTGEGAELEQVELVWYYPQPSNQPDLQKVQDAVNKITLEKINAKVTLKPIDFGDYTQKMNTVVASGEKFDIAWTSNWSFFYGPNVTKGAFQPLDELLDEYGADIKSEIPSFVWDATRVNGQIYAVPNYQTVTNREGFVVQKRFADKYGLDPSTIKTEKDIQPFLEKIAAGEPDIVPFGMDRNGGFSAMANGIEYVGGHVIGIHKDDPYTAIVTPKTEAYKNNVTMIREWYEKGLVNRDAATVKAFDDIVKTGKLAVVKDNVMPPGGEVGEKLSNGGHDVVYVYLTEPYTGTNTIITTMQAISRTSANPERAMMFINLLNTDKELYNTIAYGIEGTHYTKLSDEMVQINPDAGYNPNSNWVFGNTFNGYLVEGQSQEIMDAVKHENETAEPSPLMGFSFNDENVKAEIANISALGDQYSPGLGTGAVDPAKVLPEYLDKLEKAGVEKVREEVQRQIDEWRKANGK
- the galA gene encoding beta-galactosidase GalA; this translates as MMSTSGNGAARETLLFDEQWHFHRGDIHIPYAVKAGRTGGFTDCEKPERGDWLEIAYSDEFSEEEMDPKRWTLVDLPHDWAIEQSYVKHYPKGRAHLPIGVGCYRKLFAMPAEDEGKRITLRFDGVMRNSTVWVNGHLIGTHAAGHTGFMYDITDVLRYGDEGRNVVFVRVDASEYEGWWYDGCGIYRHVWLTKTDPLRVKEWGTYVTTPVVSSDRAEVRIETEVANGYREAAEVRLKTAILDPEGIEAAQVESAETIDGDGERTFAQRVVVESPRLWHPDRPHLYRAVTTVERDGAAVDTYETTFGIRSIEFTKNDGFFINGEPLVIQGVCVHQDFAGVGAALPDRIQAYKIELLKEMGVNAYRCAHHPPTPELLDACDRLGMLVMDENRKLDSSPAGLANLESMIRRDRNHPSVILWSMENEEVLEGTKTGARILDTLARRTRKLDPTRPVVASMNHGYHTGGYADAVDIVGYNYGTYDNDRDIRDKRAYPDRIVIGSESASYTVTRGIYADDEAKAYCSEYGTKLAPWCVSPEHVLRSLAEHRFLTGTFIWTGFDYKGEPTPYNWPAIGSHFGIMDSCGFPKHNYYYFKANWTNEPVVHLFPHWSWHGKAGEPIDVWAYSNCETVELFLNGRSLGTQQVDKLGHLEWKVPYEPGTIEARGANGDVQAAVHTVRTTGAPARIVLDADRTTIDADGRDVSMIRASIVDERGDVVPTADNEIHFAVEGAGKLIGVGNGDPSSHESDKAPYRRAFNGHALAIAQSAKAPGEFVLKATGIGLASAEVRVNVR
- a CDS encoding DUF5703 domain-containing protein, which codes for MTNGGAFENGSRESAWVRRYNVSWDSPSAGAVGSMPIGNGDIGLNVWAEEDGDLLFYIGKTDAWSETGRLLKLGKIRLSLTPNPFLAGRPFLQELDLEDGAIRIEAGEAGSRVRIRLWVDANAPVVYAEMDGDREFEASAALEVWRTETVELTGHALGAANLSRSPVPVFEDGDTVVEGEGPILAWYHRNERSVWPDSLRLQSLEGLLAKGAQDPLLHRTFGGVLRGGGVDGAIEGTAEGASEGGWAKAGDRMLTTSRPSRSAAFSVRVLTAQTASAAAWLEAAEAIPAADRAPERRAAFEAHRAWWRAFWAGSRIDLRGAAPAHDDEAFAVARGYTLQRFMNACGGRGAYPIKFNGSIFTFDVTYDDGFDFSGEFDADYRRWGGGYWFQNTRLPYWSMLASGDFELMTSLFYMFCNNLQLAEERTRRYYGHEGAYFPETMTFWGAYLNPDYGWDREGKPAGQADNSYIRHYMQNNLELLLLMLSHYEYTGDRETFEAASLPVIESCLRFFDRHNPVDERGRLRLEPAQALENWHEAVNPLPEIAGLRVVLSRLLRLPELPAESREAWESLRRRLPDVPEATDEDGEAVFAPAEAYFGDIMNSENVELYAVFPYRIAAVGTPELEKGRRTFDRRRVKGTGGWRQDAIQAAYLGLAEQAREFAAFNYTTPYEAARFPAFWGPNFDWMPDQDHGSVANIALQTMLLQCDGDRILLCPAWPKAWNAEFRLRAPYGTIVEGAVRDGKLERLKVTPEERAKDVEARFGTDQ